Proteins from a genomic interval of Yarrowia lipolytica chromosome 1E, complete sequence:
- a CDS encoding uncharacterized protein (Compare to YALI0E21758g, weakly similar to uniprot|Q8X0C0 Neurospora crassa NCU06821.1 probable cro1 protein, similar to Saccharomyces cerevisiae SHE4 (YOR035C); ancestral locus Anc_5.627) gives MDEVTNKTEKLALESAADQLKELKAIVSAEKPDLTKISPEAFAKAVKEDPKQCLQTCAEHGQFGAVAKLDIPQDTVIDDSLSLLKTNPDFYLQVICMQKKPFDKATFKKLVEIAPSYVSSLETEDRTTALAVMIIARLFEVFPAEAEKELGFQIENFLLAETTDSVITAFSLLSVLFSIDSGRAADIFASEWMQQFKMTPSMTHSEPTMLAILDCLSSACVSKQCREMIGAKFEKDLVQLLQATVSQKIKLYTATILTKLSFKPKDPKPKGSEPQQEELLSTLESLSSIFEQSVPDKDLRKQAVEGLAYTSLDQNVRMGIIVNDELLKQLVECLKSNDSSLVYGALSVFANLAVYPPRLSPDQKKVADLKKYAEAVQEKEEELAQITKQTDKRCKILVDLKIPAILSALVNKLKPNARSVAGTILTSLAEQKSLRGVLTQQGAVATLLYILCDTDAQLEPASKVFITSGLAKLLVSTNPSLVFGAKISASVAVIPLLANIDNDFSPLPLLDSFESALALTNLASFDDTTRKVIISHGWEKIENMMTSQNPMVQRSAVELVCNLSLSPYCAEKYLDGSKAANSRLNLLVALTDLSDEAGRLAAMGALAMLSEWDPAPPIMVKNEKLMACLQRILDKDTEVEMIYRAVALVGNLSQKEGGKLGSLKPGLLRVKSMVKDMTAEVDDILTRLK, from the coding sequence ATGGACGAAGTGACCAACAAGACAGAAAAGCTCGCATTGGAGAGCGCAGCCGACCAATTGAAAGAGCTCAAGGCAATTGTGAGCGCTGAGAAACCCGATCTGACGAAAATCTCCCCAGAAGCATTCGCCAAGGCCGTCAAAGAGGACCCCAAGCAGTGTCTACAAACATGTGCTGAACACGGACAGTTTGGAGCTGTAGCCAAGCTCGACATTCCACAGGACACGGTTATTGACGACTCGTTGTCGCTGCTCAAAACAAATCCGGACTTTTATCTTCAGGTGATTTGCATGCAAAAGAAGCCATTCGACAAAGCCACGTTCAAGAAACTGGTGGAAATCGCTCCCAGTTATGTTTCCAGTTTGGAGACGGAAGATCGGACAACTGCACTGGCAGTTATGATCATTGCGCGTCTATTTGAGGTGTTTCCCgccgaggctgagaaggaATTGGGCTTTCAGATTGAGAACTTTCTGCTTGCAGAAACCACAGATAGCGTCATTACTGCCTTTTCACTACTGTCAGTACTCTTCTCGATTGATAGCGGCCGAGCAGCCGATATCTTCGCTTCGGAATGGATGCAGCAGTTCAAAATGACCCCTTCGATGACACATTCCGAACCTACCATGCTGGCCATTCTAGACTGTCTGTCTTCAGCCTGTGTTTCGAAACAGTGCCGAGAGATGATTGGCGCAAAGTTCGAGAAGGACCTCGTGCAATTGCTGCAAGCAACTGTTTCGCAAAAAATCAAATTGTACACTGCCACCATTCTCACCAAGCTGAGCTTCAAGCCAAAGGATCCCAAGCCCAAGGGAAGCGAGCcccagcaggaggagctaCTTTCGACCCTGGAGTCGCTATCGTCCATTTTTGAGCAGTCTGTTCCCGACAAGGATCTCAGAAAACAGGCTGTGGAGGGTCTCGCGTATACCTCTCTGGACCAGAATGTGCGAATGGGCATCATTGTGaacgacgagctgctcaaacagctcgtGGAGTGTCTCAAGTCCAACGACTCGTCGCTGGTCTACGGAGCcctgtctgtgtttgccAACTTGGCAGTctatcctcctcgtctgtCTCCTGATCAAAAGAAAGTGGCTGACTTGAAGAAGTATGCCGAGGCTGTCCaggagaaagaagaggagcTTGCACAGATCACCAAACAGACTGACAAACGTTGCAAGATTCTCGTAGACTTGAAAATCCCAGCTATTCTGTCAGCTCTAGTTAACAAGCTGAAACCCAATGCTCGTTCTGTAGCAGGTACTATTCTGACATCCCTGGCCGAGCAAAAGAGTCTGAGAGGCGTTCTGACGCAGCAAGGAGCGGTGGCTACGCTTCTGTACATACTTTGCGACACTGACGCGCAGCTGGAGCCCGCCTCCAAGGTATTCATCACCTCGGGGCTGGCCAAGCTACTGGTTTCTACCAATCCTAGTCTTGTTTTCGGCGCCAAAATCTCAGCCTCGGTGGCTGTCATTCCTCTGTTGGCCAACATAGACAACGACTTTTCGCCCCTCCCTCTTTTGGATTCATTCGAGTCTGCCCTAGCTCTAACCAATCTCGCCTCTTTTGACGATACCACCCGAAAGGTGATTATCAGCCACGGATGGGAGAAGATTGAAAACATGATGACTTCGCAGAACCCCATGGTGCAACGAAGTGCCGTGGAGCTGGTCTGCAACCTATCGCTTTCGCCCTACTGTGCCGAGAAGTATCTTGACGGAAGTAAGGCAGCCAACTCGCGTCTCAATCTACTGGTTGCTCTGACAGATCTATCTGATGAAGCGGGACGTCTAGCGGCTATGGGTGCTCTAGCCATGCTGTCCGAGTGGGatcctgctcctcccatTATGGTCAAGAACGAGAAGCTGATGGCCTGTCTGCAGCGCATTCTGGACAAAGATAcagaggtggagatgatctACCGAGCTGTGGCGTTAGTGGGCAATCTTTCGCAAAAGGAAGGAGGCAAATTGGGCTCTCTCAAACCTGGCCTATTGAGAGTCAAGTCTATGGTGAAGGACATGACAGCAGAGGTCGATGACATTCTTACTAGACTCAAGTAG
- a CDS encoding uncharacterized protein (Compare to YALI0E21780g, similar to uniprot|P39010 Saccharomyces cerevisiae YDR264c AKR1 ankyrin repeat-containing protein, similar to Saccharomyces cerevisiae AKR1 (YDR264C) and AKR2 (YOR034C); ancestral locus Anc_5.626) produces MSTDAELQTISGLSVASKSAPSTQTEGVTASGKVESTTNAEEATSDVEEEENPLVVAARDGNTAEVKRLCESGSYSVLDTAEDGVTALHWAAVNNRISTCQYLVEQGAVVDAKGGQLNGTPLHWACRRGLVYIVHYLIQNGADPLRSDVQGYNALHLATHSSNVMLLVYLLHQGLPVDCQDPNGRTALHWAAYQGDALSVDVLLRWGSDVKITDTQGFLPLHWGIVNGSRNSLARLIEEGSDMYAKSSDGKTPHVMAAEMNTTAQLEGALDDCGRFPDGSQKTKYFDARTTNLLCFFTPFILILLGLVLCTFCGPIFGIILTVATLFGSIKLLKTLVLPSLYNGHAALLKSPFQAGIFTGSAFWVTVKYLTSVLPATFASHPILNFFFASIFGLAMYCFFRCMSMDPGYIPKLSGITEQKEVIETLIERGEFDTRHFCFVTYVRKPLRSKFCRQSKRVVARFDHFCPWVWNAIGVRNHRMFVLYVLFLQIGIPLWLALNSAYFGELLEIKRWDPLEFYLVIWISLQLIWITFLSFVQIFQICRSLTTSEAVNLQKYGYMGADDYSSVPLDHSAATASAKSVMNAHGHAAKSPCFSSVLKLLGVDQFVATAGEAIKHRDNRSWKEKNPTDSGAGTNCFDFWFPNGKFDLLAVFEAGKGGGAIGGHAVDYYKLWDFPDVSPNQQQTNNRSTREDGEALLAESQV; encoded by the coding sequence ATGAGCACCGACGCAGAACTACAGACCATCTCGGGCCTCTCGGTGGCGTCCAAAAGCGCCCCGAGCACCCAGACCGAAGGAGTGACCGCCAGTGGCAAAGTGGAGTCGACTACCAACGCCGAAGAGGCCACCAGTGAcgtggaagaggaggaaaacCCGCTGGTGGTGGCAGCCCGAGACGGCAACACCGCCGAGGTCAAGCGGCTATGTGAATCGGGCAGCTATTCGGTTCTGGACACCGCTGAGGATGGAGTGACTGCTCTCCATTGGGCGGCAGTCAACAACCGAATCAGCACGTGCCAGTATCTGGTAGAACAGGGAGCGGTGGTGGACGCCAAAGGAGGCCAGCTGAATGGCACGCCACTACACTGGGCTTGTCGCCGGGGACTGGTGTACATTGTACACTACCTGATCCAGAACGGAGCCGATCCGCTGAGATCAGACGTCCAAGGCTACAACGCTCTGCATCTCGCCACCCATTCGTCCAACGTCATGCTGCTGGTTTACCTGTTGCATCAGGGCCTTCCTGTCGATTGCCAGGACCCAAATGGGCGAACCGCTCTGCATTGGGCAGCCTACCAGGGAGACGCTCTGTCGGTAGACGTGCTGCTGAGATGGGGCTCGGACGTGAAGATCACAGACACCCAGGGCTTTCTGCCATTACATTGGGGTATTGTCAACGGCTCGCGAAACTCGCTTGCCCGTCTCATCGAAGAAGGATCCGACATGTACGCCAAAAGCAGTGACGGAAAAACTCCCCATGTCATGGCCGCTGAAATGAACACCACCGCACAGCTGGAGGGCGCTCTCGACGACTGTGGACGGTTCCCCGACGGTAgccaaaaaacaaaatacTTCGACGCCCGAACCACTAATCTCTTGTGTTTCTTCACCCCCTTCATTCTCATTTTATTGGGCCTGGTGCTGTGCACCTTCTGTGGCCCCATTTTTGGGATCATTCTCACCGTGGCGACCCTGTTCGGATCTATTAAACTGCTAAAGACACTTGTGCTACCGTCTCTTTACAACGGACATGCTGCTCTACTGAAATCACCCTTCCAGGCAGGTATATTCACGGGCTCGGCCTTCTGGGTGACAGTCAAGTACCTAACTTCCGTCCTTCCGGCTACTTTTGCCTCCCACCCCATTCTCAACTTTTTCTTCGCCTCCATATTTGGTCTGGCCATGTACTGCTTCTTCAGATGCATGTCCATGGACCCCGGATATATCCCCAAGCTTTCTGGCATCACCGAGCAGAAGGAGGTCATCGAGACGCTCATTGAGCGGGGCGAGTTTGACACGCGACACTTTTGTTTCGTTACCTACGTGCGAAAGCCGCTGCGGTCAAAGTTCTGTAGACAGTCGAAACGAGTCGTGGCCCGGTTCGATCACTTTTGCCCCTGGGTGTGGAACGCCATTGGAGTCCGAAACCACCGCATGTTTGTGCTCTACGTGCTGTTTCTGCAGATTGGCATTCCTCTCTGGTTGGCTCTCAACAGCGCCTACTTTGGAGAGCTGCTTGAAATCAAGCGATGGGATCCCCTGGAGTTCTACCTTGTCATCTGGATCTCACTGCAACTCATCTGGATCACGTTCCTGTCCTTTGTGCAGATTTTCCAGATCTGCAGGTCACTCACCACCTCCGAAGCCGTCAACCTGCAAAAGTACGGCTACATGGGTGCTGATGACTACTCGTCGGTCCCTCTAGACCACTCTGCCGCCACAGCATCAGCCAAGTCCGTTATGAACGCCCATGGACACGCTGCAAAGTCGCCCTGCTTTTCCTCGGTGCTCAAACTGCTTGGAGTCGATCAGTTTGTGGCTACTGCAGGTGAAGCCATCAAGCATCGGGACAATCGGTCgtggaaggagaagaacccCACCGACTCGGGCGCCGGAACTAACTGCTTCGACTTCTGGTTCCCTAATGGCAAGTTTGACCTCCTGGCAGTGTTTGAAGCTGGTAagggtggaggagccatTGGAGGCCATGCGGTGGACTACTACAAACTGTGGGACTTCCCCGATGTGTCTcccaaccagcagcagaccaaCAACCGGTCCActcgagaagatggagaggcTCTTCTGGCCGAGTCTCAAGTTTGA
- a CDS encoding uncharacterized protein (Compare to YALI0E21802g, weakly similar to uniprot|Q9USK2 Schizosaccharomyces pombe Hypothetical 51.0 kDa protein) — protein MITVTPGELATIDDALTDLLLERVFYWAEVRKASVHYKPLRGISDRHIHDLVRSIAACETGAAANLAVKKATNAFLELKEVRGYRGRLSPLAYEEFQRHTVRYLTIYKASCGFEINVSMRYKCRSNRGESCVISRVRYNRGDEIVGLSGCLAKMTKDEELALANDFSVLHSSRRGGNCLMLGPARFVNHDCSANARFVPVPSGMVIQAVKPINVGDEITVKYAENYFGRRNKECLCQTCEENSRGLYGSPQESSEEESDDDMDELTKIELQRRKKRQEQREGGTPELREGGRGSSESSRETSEEAIEISTSKNWPLIPKIESHTADSTPLPVPVGEVSEATVTEVSTVVPAQEAIPVNESTTALSQSSNEFQDPTIDPILNGASAEIRFPSLPSPDTTTSPESQVPPFIQPKSARRNHHYLGMHNTDERVRFNDRLSVLDERGGSEDMESCLVSGSESRDDSTAMSRDEESSRDDGDGSRSKRSKRHVRAQRKNSGSWSFSQEDLSFDRLCKAAREQAYDPSRYALTGVYGFSVSGATQTCVSCCSVYNLTDGPKTLGHFCPRCHRHAAIHSFAWPYTNHKHALPLCLLMMRPPKKLEDEDWGLSKPQVAQQFGAKNRKIFEEDGLLVQKKRKSLAWSWEYTKEEPAQEITSMRIEDMSPKELKKWSQAGRQTRSGRVSMLPEKPKRSRKSAPEPVEMRDNVAQLSREERAWKRARRGTVGHEKVEVNTPTVETPSTGTPKVKKLHWKQKLAMERRQKEAEEAEVAETRVADGVDASTPSPAGSTPTPRGRGRPRKSSREEEIPPEKTPEAKRPSPAATKTPSMSPKVKKEPLSMSFSMSPTSRSGRVRNPTEKALQLMEQGEYVI, from the coding sequence ATGATCACGGTCACGCCCGGGGAGTTGGCAACCATCGACGACGCTCTCACcgacctgctgctggagcgCGTATTCTACTGGGCCGAGGTCCGCAAGGCCTCCGTGCACTACAAGCCGTTACGCGGCATTTCAGATCGTCATATCCACGACCTGGTGCGCTCCATTGCCGCCTGCGAGACCGGAGCTGCGGCTAATCTGGCGGTGAAGAAGGCCACCAACGCgtttctggagctcaaggaggtcagAGGATACCGAGGACGGCTTAGTCCACTGGCTTACGAAGAGTTCCAAAGACACACAGTTCGATACCTGACCATCTACAAGGCGTCGTGCGGGTTTGAAATCAACGTGTCCATGCGTTACAAGTGCCGCTCCAACCGAGGAGAGTCCTGTGTCATCTCCAGAGTCAGATACAACCGGGGAGACGAGATTGTCGGTCTGTCTGGTTGTCTGGCCAAGATGACCAAGGACGAAGAGCTGGCCCTTGCCAACGACTTTTCTGTGCTCCACTCCTCACGAAGAGGCGGAAACTGTCTCATGCTAGGCCCTGCTCGATTTGTCAACCACGACTGTAGTGCCAACGCTCGGTTTGTTCCTGTTCCTTCAGGCATGGTGATCCAGGCTGTCAAGCCCATCAATGTGGGCGACGAAATCACTGTCAAATACGCAGAAAATTATTTCGGACGCAGAAACAAGGAGTGTCTGTGCCAGACATGCGAGGAGAACTCCAGAGGCCTGTATGGAAGCCCACAGGAGTCTagtgaggaggagagcgacgacgacatggaTGAGCTAACAAAAATTGAACTGCAACGGAGAAAGAAACGGCAAGAGCAGAGAGAGGGAGGGACCCCCGAACTCAGAGAGGGAGGTCGAGGCTCGTCAGAATCATCTAGAGAAACTTCGGAAGAAGCTATTGAGATCTCCACCAGCAAGAACTGGCCATTGATCCCTAAAATCGAGTCTCACACAGCAGATAGTACCCCTCTCCCTGTACCTGTTGGAGAAGTGTCTGAAGCCACTGTCACTGAGGTGTCCACTGTTGTTCCTGCTCAAGAGGCTATTCCTGTTAATGAATCAACAACAGCTTTGTCGCAGTCGTCAAATGAGTTTCAGGACCCAACGATCGACCCCATTTTGAATGGGGCCAGTGCTGAAATCAGGTTCCCGTCTCTACCCAGCCCAGATACCACCACATCACCCGAATCACAAGTTCCGCCGTTCATTCAACCAAAAAGTGCCCGACGAAACCACCACTATCTTGGCATGCACAACACGGACGAACGAGTGCGGTTCAACGACCGACTGTCGGTTCTAGACGAGAGAGGCGGAAGTGAGGATATGGAGAGCTGCCTGGTGAGCGGCAGTGAGTCGCGAGACGATAGCACTGCTATGTCGCGAGATGAGGAGTCTTCTCGTGACGACGGTGACGGTTCTCGTTCCAAACGGTCCAAACGACATGTACGGGCTCAGCGCAAGAACTCAGGATCATGGTCTTTCAGCCAGGAAGATCTCAGCTTTGACAGACTGTGCAAGGCTGCTCGGGAACAGGCCTATGATCCTTCCAGGTATGCTCTGACGGGGGTGTATGGCTTCTCCGTTTCTGGGGCAACGCAGACGTGCGTGTCTTGTTGTTCAGTCTACAATCTCACTGACGGGCCCAAGACACTTGGCCACTTTTGTCCTCGGTGCCACAGACATGCTGCTATCCACAGCTTTGCCTGGCCGTATACTAACCATAAGCATGCCCTTCCCCTGTGTCTGCTAATGATGCGGCCTCCAAAGAAGcttgaggacgaggactGGGGTCTCTCCAAGCCACAGGTGGCTCAGCAGTTTGGTGCCAAAAATCGTAAGATTTTCGAGGAGGACGGTTTGTTGGTGCAGAAGAAGCGCAAGTCGCTGGCCTGGTCGTGGGAGTACACCAAAGAGGAGCCTGCCCAGGAAATCACCAGTATGCGCATTGAGGACATGAGTCCGAAGGAGCTGAAGAAGTGGAGTCAGGCCGGTCGACAGACACGGTCTGGACGGGTTTCTATGCTGCCGGAGAAACCCAAGCGGTCGAGAAAGTCGGCTCCTGAGCCTGTTGAGATGCGGGACAATGTGGCTCAGCTTTCACGAGAGGAACGAGCTTGGAAGAGAGCTCGAAGGGGAACCGTGGGACATGAGAAAGTGGAAGTAAATACTCCGACAGTAGAAACTCCGTCAACAGGCACCCCGAAGGTGAAGAAGCTACATTGGAAGCAAAAGCTGGCAATGGAGAGGAGACAGAaggaggcggaggaggctgaggtGGCTGAAACCAGAGTTGCGGACGGTGTTGATGCATCTACTCCTAGTCCTGCTGGGTCCACGCCGACTCCTAGAGGAAGAGGTAGACCCCGAAAGTCTTCTCGGGAAGAAGAAATCCCTCCCGAGAAGACACCTGAGGCGAAGAGACCGagtccagcagcaactAAGACTCCATCGATGTCTCCAAAagtgaagaaggagcctCTCAGTATGTCGTTTTCAATGTCTCCAACGAGCCGGTCAGGACGGGTTCGAAACCCCACGGAAAAAGCATTGCAGTTGATGGAACAGGGAGAGTATGTGATTTGA
- a CDS encoding uncharacterized protein (Compare to YALI0E21824g, weakly similar to uniprot|P32609 Saccharomyces cerevisiae YDR323c PEP7 vacuolar segregation protein, similar to Saccharomyces cerevisiae PEP7 (YDR323C); ancestral locus Anc_5.364), whose protein sequence is MRKKRVIGTKVEPVKEPKVVQTSAAPTPPPPPTPPVVSTASPGPESHSATSLTCPICEETMLTLMQLNRHIDDVHGDGKVKGKTRASSEKPHTKPRPTDEMVTRRHWKHPGPGQTCHYPDCKRKLGARNGSRHCRHCGNIFCHGHSRYRMKLSRDAHHQPKGGIWCWVCKTCYTGREGYNDTTGTERDLTQEFKKKRQAKIDIQELSVNKLENRLRRLAEESIENESSGPWWKPKAAVTASVPWQEDSTQPNCPECQVKFTFLIRPHHCRVCGKVVCGQTSTQCSLPVGVNILINSLDMKEEFSDTIPTDCEPIRICMTCKNTVFGRRNFQRDVNSDPSELLKLYNTMTHLTTSIENMMPRFQKELEETIASKKMAGMHPKDILAASKLRKRLLDTFSQLDSAARRVGALEGLSPTEERIQQQIYTAAVSFLQEKMLPLKTLPKVLGSEATAPEPAKPRPPANYKALQQQLVVMEEQRFMVENMMLEAKQRRKYDELGPLEMSVKDLDKEIEILRKRLGDEAFV, encoded by the coding sequence ATGCGCAAAAAACGAGTGATCGGAACCAAGGTGGAGCCGGTGAAGGAGCCCAAGGTGGTGCAAACAAGCGCCGCTCCCACTCCGCCACCCCCGCCGACCCCGCCGGTCGTCTCCACGGCGTCCCCAGGCCCCGAATCACACTCAGCCACTTCGCTGACATGTCCGATTTGCGAGGAGACAATGTTGACGCTGATGCAACTGAATCGGCACATTGACGACGTACACGGTGATGGCAAGGTAAAGGGCAAGACACGGGCGTCCAGCGAGAAACCACACACGAAACCGCGACCCACCGACGAAATGGTGACCAGACGGCACTGGAAGCACCCCGGACCGGGCCAAACATGCCACTATCCGGACTGCAAACGCAAGCTGGGAGCCAGGAACGGCTCAAGGCACTGCCGACATTGTGGAAACATCTTCTGCCACGGCCACAGTCGCTACAGAATGAAGTTGAGCCGAGATGCTCACCACCAACCAAAGGGCGGTATCTGGTGTTGGGTGTGCAAGACTTGCTACACGGGCAGAGAAGGGTACAATGACACGACAGGTACTGAAAGAGATCTGACGCAAGAGTTCAAGAAAAAACGCCAGGCGAAAATCGACATCCAGGAGCTGTCCGTCAATAAGCTGGAAAACAGACTGAGACGACTTGCGGAGGAAAGCATAGAGAACGAGAGCTCGGGACCCTGGTGGAAACCCAAGGCGGCTGTCACAGCCTCAGTACCATGGCAGGAAGACTCAACACAGCCCAATTGTCCGGAATGCCAGGTCAAATTCACCTTTCTGATCCGCCCTCATCATTGCAGGGTGTGCGGAAAGGTGGTGTGTGGACAGACATCCACACAATGTTCTCTTCCTGTTGGTGTGAACATTTTAATCAACAGTCTCGATATGAAAGAGGAGTTCAGCGACACCATTCCAACAGATTGCGAACCCATACGGATCTGCATGACTTGCAAGAATACAGTCTTTGGTAGACGTAACTTTCAGCGGGATGTCAACTCCGATCCCAGCGAGCTGCTTAAGCTGTACAACACCATGACCCATCTGACCACTTCCATCGAAAACATGATGCCTCGGTTCCAAAAGGAGCTTGAGGAGACGATTGCGTCCAAAAAGATGGCCGGTATGCATCCCAAGGACATTTTGGCAGCGTCCAAGCTGCGTAAGCGTCTTCTCGATACCTTTTCGCAGCTAGATTCGGCTGCTAGAAGAGTAGGAGCACTGGAGGGACTGTCTCCTACAGAAGAGCGAATACAGCAACAGATATACACAGCTGCGGTGTCATTTCTACAAGAGAAGATGCTGCCCTTGAAAACGCTTCCCAAGGTGCTGGGTAGTGAAGCTACAGCCCCCGAGCCAGCTAAACCCCGTCCTCCTGCCAACTACAAGGCACTTCAGCAACAGCTGGTGGTCATGGAGGAACAGAGGTTTATGGTGGAGAACATGATGCTGGAGGCCAAGCAGAGGCGAAAGTACGACGAACTGGGGCCTTTAGAGATGTCTGTGAAGGATCTCGATAAAGAGATTGAAATTCTGAGGAAGAGGCTAGGAGATGAAGCATTTGTTTAA
- a CDS encoding uncharacterized protein (Compare to YALI0E21846g, similar to Saccharomyces cerevisiae GCD1 (YOR260W); ancestral locus Anc_8.709, similar to uniprot|P09032 Saccharomyces cerevisiae YOR260w GCD1 translation initiation factor eIF2bgamma subunit), with translation MGADFKVFILCGQGKNMAPLSSVRASGVPKALLPMANVPVIDYTLKWCETIPNPKVFVCCSTADEAEISAYVDSFKAEHSTSVVASNVTICSKTDAKSGDFILELTRGEPSDFIVVCCDFITDIPASSLVDTYRSRDSDSLLTAFYYPNTLENVDKKSLLKDVTVHSSLDSRTPRLLDSYSRDYIENKKTMPIRRSMLWHFPKSLVSTQLLNASVYFCTADVCRVITETQAAPEEDSTDEDPDTRSSSPVRQEQEEAHTILAKGRQWDRVVRDIARRSWAHAKPLKSVSLCVLDSNTFARANNLSAYMEMNRVILKARAKANATAQKPAPAVKGAATVGVDSLVGEETQLGERTSIKRSVVGNNCTIGKRCRINGCVIFDGAFIADDVTLENCLVGTKTTVGTKAKLTGCNVEGGYKVEAGKVAKNETMLQLSLEGLMESDEYTDDHDEDDDDDDDSEMGDSDDWSVSGGDDYDDDDGLFDRS, from the coding sequence ATGGGAGCCGACTTCAAAGTGTTCATTCTGTGCGGCCAGGGCAAAAACATGGCACCTCTCTCGTCCGTGAGAGCGTCTGGAGTGCCCAAGGCCCTTCTTCCCATGGCCAACGTGCCTGTGATCGACTACACCCTCAAATGGTGTGAGACCAtccccaaccccaaggtgtttgtgtgctGTTCTACAGCTGACGAGGCGGAGATTTCCGCCTACGTGGACTCTTTCAAGGCTGAGCACTCCACCTCAGTTGTGGCTTCCAACGTGACTATCTGTTCCAAGACCGATGCGAAGTCTGGAGACttcattctggagctgaCTCGAGGGGAACCCTCTGATTTCATTGTGGTTTGCTGCGATTTTATCACAGACATTCCCGCCAGCTCGCTGGTCGACACCTACCGAAGCCGAGACTCGGACTCGCTTCTCACAGCCTTCTACTACCCCAATACCCTGGAGAACGTGGACAAGAAGTCATtgctcaaggacgtgaCGGTGCACTCATCGCTGGACTCGCGAACCCCGCGGCTGCTGGACTCGTATTCGCGTGACTACAttgagaacaagaagaccatGCCCATCCGCCGATCCATGCTGTGGCACTTCCCTAAGTCTTTGGTCTCCACACAGCTGCTCAATGCGTCCGTCTACTTCTGCACTGCCGACGTGTGTAGAGTCATCACCGAGACTCAGGCTGCCCCTGAGGAGGATTCCACAGACGAAGATCCCGACACCCGATCTTCGTCGCCTGTCAGACAAgaacaggaggaggcacACACCATTCTGGCCAAAGGCCGACAGTGGGACCGAGTGGTTCGAGACATTGCCCGACGGTCGTGGGCACATGCGAAGCCGCTCAAGTCTGTGTCTCTGTGCGTTCTGGACTCCAATACCTTTGCACGAGCAAACAACCTGTCTGCATACATGGAAATGAACCGAGTGATTCTGAAGGCAAGAGCCAAGGCCAACGCCACTGCCCAGAAGCCCGCTCCAGCTGTTAAGGGAGCTGCCACTGTTGGTGTCGACTCTCTGGTCGGCGAAGAGACCCAGCTGGGCGAGCGAACCAGTATAAAGCGATCTGTGGTTGGAAACAACTGCACCATCGGCAAACGATGTCGAATCAACGGCTGTGTCATCTTTGACGGCGCTTTCATTGCCGATGACGTTACTCTGGAGAACTGTCTGGTCGGAACTAAGACCACAGTCGGTACCAAGGCCAAACTCACAGGCTGCAATGTTGAAGGAGGATACAAGGTGGAGGCTGGCAAGGTGGCCAAGAACGAAACCATGCTACAGCTGTCCTTGGAGGGTTTGATGGAGTCCGACGAATACACTGACGACCATGACgaagatgacgatgatgacgatgacaGCGAAATGGGCGACTCGGACGATTGGTCCGTCAGCGGAGGAGACGACtacgatgatgatgatgggcTCTTCGATCGGTCTTAG